From a single Azospirillum fermentarium genomic region:
- a CDS encoding DUF3369 domain-containing protein → MNGDDDLLFLDDHDPAQDRPPAYPAPRWKMLIVDDEPEVHSITKLVLADFEYKGRPAHFISAYSAAEARAILAREDDIAIILLDVVMETDDAGLKLVHHIREELRNRHVRIILRTGQPGQAPERAVILDYDINDYKAKTQLTAQQLFTTTVAALRSYEDITALETNRRGLEKIIEASSSLFKARSMKLFAAGVLTQLSAILGVGPDAILCVQRGSVIGGTRDGLYVLAGSGRFESLINEPALDHIDEPVMASVVRCLETHANIYEPDHCTLYIRTPNDRENVVYLRSDRPLSDLDRRLIEVFCGKISVGFDNLYAFEQLRRAQEGTLLLLAEMAERHDAPSPAPVPAAGRGEPTLRIAAVTETIARHMAETGGHPDLDTGMVETIGLAAIMHDVGNAAVDPAVLEKPGLFTEDERKAMRAHVNHGWRLLERAAHLAESRTYLHLAVDIARHHHENWDGTGYPEGLAGADIPLAARIVAVADAYDAMTSPRPHRPALGHDQAMAELRAQAGARFDPAVIAAFLAVEETVREF, encoded by the coding sequence ATGAACGGCGACGACGACCTTCTGTTTCTTGACGATCACGATCCGGCGCAGGACCGGCCGCCCGCCTATCCGGCGCCGCGCTGGAAGATGCTGATCGTGGACGACGAGCCGGAGGTTCACTCCATCACCAAGCTCGTCCTGGCCGATTTCGAGTACAAGGGGCGCCCGGCTCATTTCATCTCCGCCTATTCCGCGGCGGAGGCCCGCGCCATCCTGGCCCGCGAGGATGACATCGCCATCATCCTGCTGGACGTGGTGATGGAAACCGACGACGCCGGGCTGAAGCTGGTGCACCACATCCGCGAGGAGCTGCGCAACCGCCACGTGCGCATCATCCTGCGCACCGGCCAGCCGGGGCAGGCGCCGGAACGGGCGGTGATCCTCGACTACGACATCAACGACTACAAGGCCAAGACGCAGTTGACCGCCCAGCAGCTCTTCACCACCACGGTGGCGGCGCTGCGGTCGTACGAGGACATCACGGCGCTGGAAACCAACCGCCGCGGCCTGGAAAAGATTATCGAGGCGTCGTCGTCGCTGTTCAAGGCGCGGTCGATGAAGCTGTTCGCCGCCGGGGTTCTGACCCAGCTTTCGGCGATCCTGGGGGTGGGGCCGGATGCCATCCTGTGCGTTCAGCGCGGGTCGGTGATCGGCGGCACCCGCGACGGCCTCTATGTGCTGGCCGGGTCGGGGCGGTTCGAGTCGCTGATCAACGAACCGGCGCTCGACCACATCGACGAGCCGGTGATGGCGTCGGTGGTGCGGTGCCTGGAAACCCATGCGAACATCTATGAACCCGATCACTGCACGCTCTACATCCGCACCCCCAACGACCGGGAGAACGTGGTCTATCTGCGCTCCGACCGTCCTCTGTCCGACCTGGACCGGCGACTGATCGAGGTGTTCTGCGGCAAAATCTCGGTGGGGTTCGACAATCTCTACGCCTTCGAACAACTGCGCCGCGCGCAGGAAGGGACGCTGCTGCTGCTGGCCGAGATGGCCGAGCGCCACGACGCCCCGTCCCCCGCGCCCGTCCCGGCGGCAGGGCGCGGCGAACCCACCCTGCGCATCGCCGCGGTGACCGAGACCATCGCCCGCCACATGGCGGAGACGGGCGGGCACCCGGACCTGGACACCGGCATGGTGGAAACCATCGGTCTGGCGGCGATCATGCACGACGTGGGCAACGCCGCGGTGGACCCGGCGGTGCTGGAGAAGCCGGGCCTGTTCACCGAGGACGAGCGCAAGGCCATGCGCGCCCACGTCAACCACGGCTGGCGCCTGCTGGAGCGGGCGGCCCATCTGGCGGAAAGCCGCACCTATCTGCATCTGGCGGTGGACATCGCACGCCACCATCACGAGAACTGGGACGGCACCGGTTACCCCGAGGGGCTGGCGGGCGCCGATATTCCGCTGGCCGCCCGCATCGTGGCGGTGGCCGATGCGTACGACGCCATGACCTCTCCCCGTCCGCACCGTCCGGCGCTGGGCCACGATCAGGCGATGGCCGAGCTGCGCGCCCAGGCCGGCGCCCGTTTCGATCCCGCCGTGATCGCCGCCTTCCTGGCGGTGGAGGAAACGGTCAGGGAATTCTGA
- a CDS encoding ABC transporter ATP-binding protein/permease yields the protein MIGRIPSRVKSKAMIGFARRFLDLAGGYWSEKDRWGVRLLAVLLGILTMGMVVVPILLNLWSERFFNALEQRSMDQFMVMIAAVCGIIAFNIANTLGHLWVKRQLQLGWRQWLTAKMLDGWLTRGRQHQITYMDGDHDNPDGRIAEDIRIATESAIELALSFSYCVLLLISFTSILWTLSGTLEVSVGVTVIPVPGYLLYIALAYAALGTTIALIMGQPLVKAANRRQGYEADFRFGLAEVRENAQPIALLHGESGERGRLTGLFAGVRQGWHIQTHALANMMMFSASYSVLTTAFPILVTAPRYISGAITLGVLMQTAQAFQQTVQALSWPIDNLARAAEWKASVERVLGLHDALEQLDREIGGEGTERILVERTDDAHSLTFTGVSITEPGGELVLKPFSTEILPGQRVLITGDPPAAIRLFRALARVWPWGGGRIALPAHTRVFFMPERPYLPRASLRAVLAYPVDGVTVSDVKAVAALNRVGLNHLIPQLDEVAPWNEALAVTEKQRLNFARLLVRRPDWVFMENTTDALDPASEEAMLRLLDEELPHATVMSIGDHEALERHHHRKLILERANGAVRVVEGTCHRSGVTEFSDPAM from the coding sequence ATGATCGGCAGGATTCCTTCAAGGGTCAAATCCAAGGCGATGATCGGCTTCGCCCGGCGCTTTCTTGATCTGGCCGGGGGCTATTGGTCGGAAAAGGACCGCTGGGGTGTCCGGCTGCTGGCGGTGCTTCTGGGGATTCTCACCATGGGCATGGTGGTGGTGCCCATTCTGCTGAACCTGTGGAGCGAGCGTTTCTTCAATGCCCTGGAACAGCGGTCCATGGACCAGTTCATGGTCATGATCGCGGCGGTGTGCGGCATCATCGCCTTCAACATCGCCAACACGCTGGGGCATCTGTGGGTCAAGCGCCAGTTGCAGCTCGGCTGGCGGCAATGGCTGACGGCCAAGATGCTGGACGGCTGGCTGACCCGCGGGCGCCAGCACCAGATCACCTATATGGACGGCGACCACGACAACCCCGACGGGCGCATCGCCGAAGACATCCGTATCGCCACCGAATCCGCCATCGAACTGGCGCTGTCCTTCTCGTACTGCGTGCTGCTGCTGATCAGCTTCACCAGCATCCTGTGGACCCTCTCCGGCACGCTGGAGGTGAGCGTCGGCGTGACCGTAATCCCGGTGCCGGGGTATCTGCTGTACATCGCGCTGGCCTATGCCGCCCTGGGCACCACCATCGCGCTGATCATGGGCCAGCCGCTGGTCAAGGCCGCCAACCGCCGCCAGGGGTACGAGGCGGATTTCCGCTTCGGTCTGGCCGAGGTGCGGGAAAACGCCCAGCCCATCGCGCTCCTGCACGGGGAATCGGGAGAGCGCGGGCGGCTGACCGGCCTGTTCGCCGGGGTGCGCCAGGGCTGGCACATCCAGACCCACGCGCTGGCCAACATGATGATGTTCAGCGCCAGCTATTCGGTGCTGACCACCGCCTTTCCCATCCTGGTGACGGCCCCCCGCTACATTTCCGGCGCCATCACGCTGGGCGTGCTGATGCAGACGGCCCAGGCGTTCCAGCAGACGGTGCAGGCGCTGTCCTGGCCCATCGACAATCTGGCCCGCGCCGCCGAGTGGAAGGCGTCGGTGGAGCGGGTTCTGGGCCTGCACGACGCGCTGGAGCAGCTCGACCGCGAAATCGGCGGCGAAGGCACCGAGCGCATCCTGGTGGAACGCACCGACGATGCCCACAGCCTGACCTTCACCGGCGTGTCGATCACCGAACCGGGCGGGGAGCTGGTGCTGAAACCGTTCAGCACCGAGATCCTGCCCGGCCAGCGGGTGCTGATCACCGGCGATCCGCCGGCCGCCATCCGCCTGTTCCGCGCGCTGGCCCGCGTGTGGCCGTGGGGTGGGGGGCGGATCGCCCTGCCCGCCCACACGCGGGTGTTCTTCATGCCCGAACGCCCCTATCTGCCGCGGGCCAGCCTGCGCGCGGTGCTGGCCTATCCCGTCGATGGGGTGACGGTCAGCGACGTCAAGGCGGTGGCCGCGCTCAACCGTGTCGGCCTGAACCACCTGATCCCCCAGTTGGACGAGGTGGCGCCCTGGAACGAGGCGCTGGCCGTGACCGAGAAGCAGCGGCTGAATTTCGCCCGCCTGCTGGTGCGCCGGCCCGACTGGGTGTTCATGGAAAACACCACCGACGCCCTGGATCCCGCCAGCGAGGAGGCCATGCTGCGCCTGCTGGACGAGGAATTGCCCCACGCCACCGTGATGAGCATCGGCGACCACGAGGCCCTGGAGCGTCACCATCATCGGAAATTGATTTTGGAGCGGGCCAACGG
- a CDS encoding alpha/beta hydrolase, whose amino-acid sequence MPAAAAETRGAPASDPRLTTAPCWFSVPEGEEATCATLAVPERRDRPQGRMLHLPVAILHATDGPPQPDPVIYVEGGPGASVFGVGEPAEERMEGWWDALAPLRRTRDIVLFDPRGVGRAEPETNCPELDTLAGRSATTPDTKEPDAKEGEEAAERAALTACAQRLQAAGVDLAQFSTPTAADDLADLARAVTAGRGGGKVNLLAVSYGTRVVLELLRRHGATVRAAVLDSVYPPDINAREDEAWLSYRAFRRLFDDCAASRPCRAAFPNLEKRVLDLVPALNRSPMAVAVGDSMVPRTMMLDGRRLLTATLELMAEGDSLARLPLALDRATRGRPERLARDAPPLAIGDPDTAEGMAFSVECRETVNPADPARVATNRQRWAPYGSAGAGDTGQRVCALWPAGVQDAAERLPVASTVPVLLLSGAYDPVTPPEWGERAAATLPNSRHLVFRAAGHGVTATDGCALETAGAFIEQPDPARVIACRSSLQPPRFETR is encoded by the coding sequence ATGCCCGCAGCCGCGGCGGAAACGCGTGGCGCCCCCGCATCGGACCCGCGGCTGACCACCGCCCCCTGCTGGTTCTCGGTGCCCGAGGGGGAAGAGGCCACCTGTGCCACGCTCGCCGTGCCCGAACGCCGCGACCGGCCCCAGGGGCGGATGCTGCACCTGCCCGTCGCCATCCTGCACGCCACCGACGGTCCCCCCCAGCCCGACCCGGTGATCTATGTGGAGGGGGGGCCCGGCGCCTCCGTCTTCGGGGTGGGCGAACCGGCGGAAGAGCGGATGGAGGGGTGGTGGGACGCCCTGGCCCCGCTGCGCCGCACCCGCGACATCGTGCTGTTCGACCCCCGCGGCGTCGGGCGGGCCGAGCCGGAGACCAATTGCCCCGAGCTGGACACGCTTGCCGGGCGCTCCGCCACCACCCCCGATACCAAGGAGCCCGATGCCAAGGAGGGGGAAGAGGCGGCGGAACGGGCGGCCCTCACCGCCTGCGCCCAGCGGCTTCAGGCCGCGGGCGTCGATCTCGCCCAGTTCTCCACCCCCACCGCCGCCGACGATCTGGCCGATCTCGCCCGCGCCGTCACCGCCGGGCGCGGCGGGGGCAAGGTCAATCTGCTGGCCGTCTCCTACGGCACCCGCGTCGTGCTGGAGCTGCTGCGCCGCCACGGCGCAACGGTGCGGGCCGCCGTTCTCGATTCCGTCTATCCCCCCGACATCAACGCGCGCGAGGACGAAGCGTGGCTGTCCTACCGCGCGTTCCGGCGGCTGTTCGACGATTGCGCCGCCAGCCGGCCCTGCCGCGCCGCCTTCCCCAACCTGGAAAAACGGGTGCTGGATCTGGTGCCGGCCCTGAACCGTTCCCCCATGGCCGTCGCCGTCGGGGATTCCATGGTGCCCCGCACCATGATGCTGGACGGGCGCCGCCTGCTGACCGCGACGCTGGAGCTGATGGCCGAGGGCGACAGCCTGGCCCGCCTGCCCCTGGCGCTGGACCGCGCCACCCGCGGGCGGCCCGAACGGCTGGCCCGCGACGCGCCGCCGCTGGCCATCGGCGACCCCGACACGGCGGAGGGCATGGCCTTTTCCGTGGAATGCCGCGAAACCGTCAACCCGGCGGACCCGGCGCGCGTGGCCACCAACCGCCAGCGCTGGGCCCCCTATGGGTCCGCCGGGGCCGGCGACACCGGCCAGCGGGTCTGCGCCCTGTGGCCCGCCGGGGTGCAGGACGCCGCCGAGCGCCTGCCCGTGGCCAGCACCGTGCCGGTGCTGCTGCTGTCCGGCGCCTATGACCCGGTGACGCCGCCGGAATGGGGGGAACGCGCCGCCGCCACCCTGCCCAACAGCCGCCATCTGGTGTTCCGCGCCGCAGGCCACGGGGTGACGGCGACGGATGGCTGCGCGCTGGAGACGGCGGGCGCGTTCATCGAGCAGCCGGATCCGGCGCGGGTCATCGCCTGCCGGTCCAGCCTGCAGCCGCCGCGGTTCGAGACGCGGTAG
- a CDS encoding LysR family transcriptional regulator, translating into MPANLDTDLLRAFVAVAETRSFTRAADALYRTQSAVSQQIRRLEETLGCRVFARDTRGVRLTGEGETLLAYARRMLSLNDEVMANLGTGRAPQRPLRLGTPDDYAYLLLPPVLARFAASHPHQPVEVVCDNSNDLALAVEEGAYDLALITRPVMDGVAGDGIRVRREQLVWTAAPSATGLSAADPLPLAVFPEGCVCRSTTIAALAAAGRAWRPAFISDSVVAIHGAVLGGVALTPLEACTVPPGLLVLGDDCGLPPLPPVDIVLLGLDVAPPPARALGETLLAVLAA; encoded by the coding sequence ATGCCGGCCAATCTCGACACCGATCTTTTGCGGGCCTTCGTCGCCGTCGCCGAGACGCGCAGCTTCACCCGTGCGGCCGATGCCCTGTACCGCACCCAAAGCGCCGTCAGCCAGCAGATCCGCCGGCTGGAGGAGACGCTGGGCTGCCGCGTGTTCGCCCGCGACACCCGCGGCGTGCGCCTGACGGGGGAGGGGGAGACGCTGCTGGCCTATGCCCGGCGCATGCTGTCGCTCAACGACGAGGTGATGGCCAATCTCGGCACCGGCCGGGCGCCGCAGCGGCCCCTGCGGCTGGGCACCCCCGACGATTACGCCTATCTGCTGCTGCCCCCCGTCCTGGCCCGCTTCGCCGCCAGCCACCCGCACCAGCCGGTGGAGGTGGTGTGCGACAATTCCAACGACCTTGCCCTTGCGGTGGAGGAGGGGGCCTATGACCTGGCCCTCATCACCCGCCCGGTGATGGACGGGGTGGCCGGCGACGGCATCCGCGTGCGGCGGGAACAGCTCGTGTGGACCGCCGCCCCGTCGGCCACCGGTCTGAGCGCCGCCGATCCCCTGCCGCTGGCGGTGTTCCCCGAGGGGTGCGTGTGCCGCAGCACCACCATCGCCGCGCTCGCCGCCGCCGGGCGGGCGTGGCGCCCGGCCTTCATCTCCGACAGCGTGGTCGCCATCCACGGCGCCGTGCTGGGCGGGGTGGCGCTGACGCCGCTGGAAGCCTGCACCGTGCCCCCCGGCCTGCTGGTGCTGGGGGACGACTGCGGCCTGCCGCCGCTGCCGCCGGTGGACATCGTGCTGCTGGGGCTGGACGTGGCGCCGCCGCCGGCCCGCGCGCTGGGCGAAACCCTGCTGGCGGTGCTGGCGGCATGA
- a CDS encoding SH3 domain-containing protein, whose product MSVRPCHALAAAVLAATLAAAAVPVRAESPASINAPIEGEAVLNRDVEVRILPREDSRIIMTLKEGKHLNALDTPRGTTWTKVAIGGQPIGYVPWDALDPAFVIAGVEKEEKAEQRRAAAADKTVGKETGKDGPATSATTGALVPLDAWTRAVSSNGGAGMPVRGYMVATRTTKATLPSVEKKKPTVTLNKGDVAGFLGFSSGQVDLIVPGVGTASAPAAGLMGVASAYPQRTLPPMEKGPQVAIRIGEYPTYEEALNAWNEFVAGPGLQFRDVPPMVWPRVSGRTVSFATGIGPFTRAQTGTACAELAKRGRGCTLMPLTTF is encoded by the coding sequence ATGAGCGTCCGGCCGTGTCATGCGCTGGCCGCCGCCGTGCTGGCCGCAACCCTGGCCGCTGCCGCGGTGCCGGTGCGGGCGGAAAGCCCGGCGTCCATCAACGCGCCCATCGAAGGGGAGGCGGTGCTGAACCGCGACGTGGAGGTGCGCATCCTCCCCCGCGAGGATTCGCGCATCATCATGACGCTGAAGGAGGGCAAGCACCTCAACGCCCTCGACACCCCCCGCGGCACCACCTGGACCAAGGTCGCCATCGGCGGCCAGCCCATCGGCTACGTGCCGTGGGACGCGCTGGACCCCGCCTTCGTCATCGCCGGCGTGGAGAAGGAGGAAAAGGCCGAGCAGCGCCGCGCCGCCGCCGCCGACAAGACGGTGGGGAAGGAGACGGGCAAGGACGGCCCCGCCACCAGCGCCACCACCGGCGCGCTGGTGCCGCTGGACGCCTGGACCCGTGCGGTGTCCAGCAACGGCGGGGCGGGAATGCCGGTGCGCGGCTACATGGTCGCCACCCGCACCACAAAGGCCACCCTGCCCAGCGTGGAGAAGAAGAAGCCCACGGTGACGCTGAACAAGGGGGATGTGGCGGGGTTCCTGGGATTCTCGTCGGGGCAGGTGGATCTGATCGTTCCGGGGGTGGGCACGGCGTCGGCCCCGGCGGCGGGCCTGATGGGGGTGGCGTCGGCCTATCCCCAGCGCACCCTGCCGCCCATGGAAAAGGGGCCGCAGGTCGCCATCCGCATCGGCGAATATCCCACGTACGAAGAGGCGCTGAACGCCTGGAACGAGTTCGTGGCCGGTCCGGGGCTGCAGTTCCGCGACGTGCCGCCCATGGTCTGGCCGCGGGTGTCGGGCCGCACGGTCAGCTTCGCCACCGGCATCGGCCCCTTTACCCGCGCCCAGACCGGCACCGCGTGCGCCGAACTGGCCAAGCGGGGCCGCGGCTGCACCCTGATGCCGCTCACCACGTTCTGA
- a CDS encoding methyl-accepting chemotaxis protein, with amino-acid sequence MMFFRRGNEEQSANDRELLDLLGHNAGVGLWDARLFDGDPAHPKSEWRWSDEFRRLAGFERGDTQGFPNVMASWSDRLHPEDAKPTFDAFSACLADRTGRYQYDVTYRLRVKDGSYRWFRAVGGVARNASGVAHRACGALIDVDKERNEAEGAALLAVYAGVGLWDARLHNADPMHPKSIWHWSDEFRRLLGFSHGDTQGFPNVVGSWADRLHPDDAPPTFQAFGACLNDRTGRVGYDVTYRLRVRDGSYRWFRAIGGVARDANGTALRACGSLIDIHAQKEAEENRQQAEAQRRKDINQLTTTLEADVSAVAQGATGTAQTVASAAEQLASSISEISHRVNDSAHASAAASAEAERTNTTVQALVVAADRIGEVVQLINSIAAQTNLLALNATIEAARAGEAGKGFAVVANEVKTLAKQTANATEDITAQVSAVQEEAKNAVAAIKTIGEVIRKVGEISSAISAAVTEQDAATREIASSVQQVVIETQKVSGIINETAGKLRRSGSA; translated from the coding sequence ATGATGTTCTTCAGGCGGGGTAACGAGGAGCAGAGCGCCAACGACCGGGAGTTGCTGGATCTGTTGGGGCATAACGCCGGCGTTGGCCTTTGGGATGCCCGGTTGTTTGATGGCGATCCGGCGCATCCCAAAAGCGAATGGCGCTGGTCGGACGAGTTCCGCCGGCTGGCCGGGTTCGAACGCGGCGACACCCAGGGCTTTCCCAATGTGATGGCGTCATGGTCCGACCGGCTTCATCCCGAGGATGCGAAGCCGACCTTCGATGCGTTCAGCGCCTGTCTGGCCGACCGCACCGGGCGCTACCAGTACGATGTCACCTACCGCCTGCGGGTCAAGGATGGGTCGTACCGCTGGTTCCGCGCGGTCGGCGGCGTGGCGCGCAACGCCAGCGGGGTGGCCCACCGGGCCTGCGGCGCCCTGATCGACGTGGACAAGGAAAGGAACGAGGCGGAAGGGGCGGCTCTGCTGGCCGTCTATGCCGGGGTCGGGCTGTGGGATGCGCGGCTTCACAACGCCGATCCCATGCACCCGAAGAGCATCTGGCATTGGTCGGACGAGTTCCGCCGGCTGCTGGGGTTTTCCCACGGCGACACCCAGGGGTTCCCCAATGTGGTGGGATCGTGGGCCGACCGCCTGCACCCGGACGACGCCCCGCCTACCTTCCAGGCGTTCGGCGCGTGCCTGAACGACCGGACGGGCCGGGTGGGGTATGACGTCACCTACCGCCTGCGGGTGCGGGACGGGTCGTACCGCTGGTTCCGCGCCATCGGCGGTGTTGCCCGCGATGCCAACGGCACGGCGCTGCGGGCCTGCGGCTCGCTGATCGACATCCACGCGCAAAAGGAGGCGGAGGAGAACCGCCAGCAGGCCGAAGCCCAGCGGCGCAAGGACATCAACCAGCTCACCACCACGCTGGAGGCCGACGTGTCCGCCGTCGCGCAAGGGGCCACCGGCACCGCCCAGACCGTCGCCTCCGCCGCCGAGCAACTGGCCTCGTCCATCAGCGAAATCAGCCACCGGGTGAACGATTCCGCCCATGCCTCCGCCGCCGCCTCGGCGGAAGCGGAACGCACCAACACCACGGTGCAGGCCCTGGTCGTCGCCGCCGACCGCATCGGCGAGGTGGTGCAGCTCATCAATTCCATCGCCGCCCAGACCAACCTTCTGGCGCTGAACGCCACCATCGAGGCGGCCCGCGCGGGGGAGGCCGGCAAGGGCTTCGCCGTGGTCGCCAACGAGGTGAAGACCCTGGCGAAACAGACCGCCAACGCCACCGAGGACATCACCGCCCAGGTGTCGGCGGTGCAGGAGGAGGCGAAGAACGCCGTCGCCGCCATCAAGACCATCGGCGAGGTGATCCGCAAGGTGGGCGAAATCTCCTCCGCCATCTCCGCCGCGGTGACGGAGCAGGACGCGGCGACGCGGGAAATCGCCTCCAGCGTTCAGCAGGTGGTGATCGAGACGCAAAAGGTGTCGGGCATCATCAACGAGACCGCGGGGAAGTTGCGGCGGTCCGGCTCGGCGTGA
- a CDS encoding GH1 family beta-glucosidase, translating into MAAITFPPGFLWGASTAAYQIEGAIHADGRGPCVWDTYTAAGRIQDGSSAAVACDHYHRWPEDVALLKDAGFNAYRFSIAWPRILPTGTGAVNAAGLDFYDRLVDAVLEAGIRPMACLYHWDLPQPLEDRGGWQSREIVGPFADYARIVTARLADRVKDWMMLNEPNVVATHGYGTGEHAPGHQFGEAGILKALHHQNLAQGAALRAIAAEHSGLTLGTVINLQPCRAEDDKPENAAAAVRWDAVWNRVALDGVLKGEFPAVLAPYAEGIVQPGDLEAVRYPIDLLGINYYSRMTMKHEAGRLFDVWWGDAHCDRWTAMAWPVQPDGLYDLLAHFRDDYGNPAVFVAENGAAYDDVVEADGRIHDAERVAFLRDHVAAVGRALADGCNVKGYLCWSLLDNFEWGFGLSKRFGIVRVDYDTLARTPKDSYRFLSTVAKSGVVEA; encoded by the coding sequence ATGGCCGCCATCACCTTTCCCCCCGGCTTCCTCTGGGGTGCTTCCACCGCCGCCTATCAGATCGAGGGGGCCATCCACGCCGACGGGCGCGGACCGTGCGTGTGGGACACCTACACCGCCGCCGGGCGCATCCAGGACGGCAGCAGCGCCGCCGTCGCCTGCGACCACTACCACCGCTGGCCGGAAGACGTCGCATTGCTGAAGGATGCCGGCTTCAACGCCTACCGCTTTTCCATCGCGTGGCCGCGCATTCTGCCCACCGGCACCGGGGCGGTGAACGCGGCGGGGCTGGATTTCTACGACCGGCTGGTGGACGCGGTGCTGGAAGCGGGCATCCGTCCCATGGCCTGCCTCTACCACTGGGATCTGCCCCAGCCGCTGGAGGACCGCGGCGGCTGGCAGAGCCGGGAGATCGTCGGCCCCTTCGCCGACTACGCCCGCATCGTCACCGCCCGTCTGGCCGACCGGGTGAAGGACTGGATGATGCTGAACGAGCCGAACGTGGTCGCCACCCACGGCTATGGCACCGGCGAGCACGCCCCCGGCCACCAGTTCGGCGAGGCCGGCATCCTGAAGGCCCTGCACCACCAGAATCTGGCGCAAGGGGCGGCGCTGCGCGCCATCGCGGCGGAGCATTCCGGCCTGACGCTGGGCACCGTCATCAACCTCCAGCCCTGCCGGGCCGAGGACGACAAACCCGAGAACGCCGCCGCCGCCGTCCGCTGGGACGCGGTGTGGAACCGGGTGGCGCTGGACGGCGTGCTGAAGGGGGAATTCCCCGCCGTGCTCGCGCCTTATGCCGAGGGCATCGTCCAGCCGGGCGACCTGGAGGCCGTGCGCTACCCCATCGACCTGCTGGGCATCAACTACTACTCCCGCATGACCATGAAGCACGAGGCGGGACGGCTGTTCGACGTGTGGTGGGGCGATGCCCATTGCGACCGCTGGACCGCCATGGCGTGGCCGGTGCAGCCCGACGGGCTCTATGACCTGCTGGCCCATTTCCGCGACGATTACGGCAACCCCGCCGTGTTCGTGGCCGAGAACGGCGCCGCCTATGACGACGTGGTGGAGGCCGACGGCCGGATCCACGACGCCGAGCGCGTGGCCTTCCTGCGCGACCATGTGGCGGCGGTGGGCCGGGCGCTGGCCGACGGCTGCAACGTCAAGGGCTATCTGTGCTGGAGCCTGCTGGACAACTTCGAATGGGGCTTCGGCCTGTCCAAGCGGTTCGGCATCGTGCGCGTCGATTACGACACCCTGGCCCGCACGCCCAAGGACAGCTACCGCTTCCTCAGCACCGTGGCGAAGAGCGGGGTGGTCGAGGCATAA
- a CDS encoding family 4 glycosyl hydrolase, with the protein MTQPLNTGKIVFLGAGSAAFGLSMYKDMFTCGELAGSTVVLVDTNAEALERMTALARRMNAVSGAGITIEHTTDRRAALPGADFVVNAVAIDRNRLWRLDFEVPKKHGVRHTLGENGGPGGLFFTLRTLPLIFDIARDIHELCPNALFINLSNPESRVVLALSRYSPIRSMGMCHGIFLARWFICQILGMAEKDVDCWGAGLNHFQWLLHIRDRATGRDLYPLLREREKDHDPAFTPLTRKLFRSFGLWPTCSDDHTGEYLPYGWEGGEHGFNFEQDARDRAGLMGHMDRVIREEIPVPEDWLQPSWGDRAIHVITGILQNSKRFVESGVVCNRGTIPNLPADLAVEVPVIADAAGVHPVSLGPLPDACARLLTVQAGVQQMAVEAAVHGSKEMALQALLLDPVINSTDAAVHILDELWEINRPYIRPCI; encoded by the coding sequence ATGACCCAACCGCTCAACACCGGCAAGATCGTCTTTCTCGGGGCCGGCAGCGCTGCCTTCGGCCTCAGCATGTACAAGGACATGTTCACCTGCGGCGAGCTGGCCGGGTCCACCGTCGTGCTGGTGGACACCAACGCCGAAGCTCTGGAGCGCATGACCGCCCTGGCCCGGCGGATGAACGCCGTGTCGGGGGCCGGCATCACCATCGAACACACCACCGACCGCCGGGCGGCGCTGCCGGGGGCGGATTTCGTGGTGAACGCGGTGGCCATCGACCGCAACCGCCTGTGGAGGCTGGATTTCGAGGTGCCGAAGAAGCACGGCGTGCGCCACACGCTGGGGGAAAACGGCGGCCCCGGCGGGCTGTTCTTCACCCTGCGCACCCTGCCGCTGATCTTCGACATCGCCCGCGACATTCACGAGCTGTGCCCCAACGCCCTGTTCATCAACCTGTCCAACCCGGAAAGCCGGGTGGTGTTGGCGCTCAGCCGTTACAGCCCGATCCGGTCCATGGGCATGTGCCACGGCATCTTCCTGGCCCGCTGGTTCATCTGCCAGATCCTGGGCATGGCGGAAAAGGACGTGGATTGCTGGGGGGCGGGCCTCAACCATTTCCAATGGCTGCTGCACATCCGCGACCGCGCCACGGGCCGCGACCTCTATCCCCTGCTGCGGGAGCGGGAGAAGGACCATGACCCGGCCTTCACGCCGCTGACGCGCAAGCTGTTCCGCAGCTTCGGCCTGTGGCCCACCTGCTCCGACGACCACACGGGCGAATACCTGCCCTATGGCTGGGAAGGGGGCGAGCACGGCTTCAACTTCGAACAGGACGCCCGCGACCGGGCCGGGCTGATGGGCCACATGGACCGGGTGATCCGCGAAGAGATCCCGGTGCCGGAGGACTGGCTGCAGCCCTCGTGGGGCGACCGGGCCATCCACGTCATCACCGGCATCCTGCAGAACAGCAAGCGCTTCGTGGAATCGGGCGTGGTCTGCAACCGCGGCACCATCCCCAACCTGCCGGCCGATCTGGCGGTGGAGGTGCCGGTCATCGCCGATGCCGCCGGGGTGCACCCGGTGTCGCTGGGGCCGCTGCCCGACGCCTGCGCCCGGCTGCTGACGGTCCAGGCCGGGGTGCAGCAGATGGCGGTGGAAGCCGCGGTGCATGGATCGAAGGAGATGGCGCTTCAGGCGCTGCTGCTCGATCCGGTGATCAATTCCACCGACGCCGCCGTCCACATCCTGGACGAGCTGTGGGAGATCAACCGCCCCTACATCCGCCCCTGCATCTGA